From Geotalea uraniireducens Rf4:
GGACAGGGTGGTCGATTCACTCGGCAACCTGGAGCACCTGTCGGCCCTGGAGTTCTTCGACCGCCGCAAGAGCGACCTCCCCGAACGTGCCGTGAGCGCGCTGGAATTTCTGGGGGAAGAGTGGAGCGGCATTCCCGATCTGGATAACCATGACAACACCGCTGCCCTGTTCTCCTTCTTTCCGGCCTGCATTGCCGCGGCTCACTGGATTGCCGAGCCCTGGGCGCCTGCCGGCGGTCCTGACGCCGCGCTGGCCTATCTGACCGTCGATCTGCCGGATATCGAGCTGCCCGATGGAATCGTGGAGATGTTCGCCGCGCTTCCCCGCGAAGATGCGACGTCACGACTGATAGAATCATTTGAAAAATATCATGACCGCTATGGGGCCTTGCGGATTGTGGAGCTGATGGGGTTCTTGGGTTACCGTGAATTCGTGCCGGTTCTCTTGAAGCATCTGGGATCCGATTTCGACAGGCTGAGCGAGACGATAACGGCCGTACTGATCCGCTACGGCGAGACCGTTGCCGGGGATATCATCGACGCACTGGAAAAGGGGCCGGAAGGAAGCTTTCACTACCTTGTGGGCGCACTGGAGCGCATCGGCGGCCAAAGTGTTGGAGCTTACCTGGACGCCCACTTCGACGAACTGGTGAAAGAGGACAAGGAAACGGCGATGAACCTGGTTGAATCGGTTGCCGACCCCCGTTTCATGGAACGTCTCAAGCCATTGACCGGCAAGGGGCAGGAGCTCGTGGATTCCGCTTATCTTACCCTTGCCAAGCTCCACGGCACGAGTTCCGACGAACTGTCGGCCCTGGAGGCGTTATACAATGAACAGCAGCGGGAAAAGGCCCGGCGGCGGGAACAGTTTGATGCGGGGGAGCTTGCCGCGTCTGTTCCCGCCATGCTGCACATGGAGATGGCTTGCCGGGCCTGCGGCGATATCGCCCGTTACGATGTCGGATCGGTGTACATTACCGAGTCATCGCACAAACCGTTTGTCGCCGATGAACTGCGCTGTATCGCCTGCGGCGCGGAAGATACCCTCGATCCGACAAATCTCGGCGCATTTTGCATTACTGCCGAATTGATGCGGATTACATGTATCCAGGACAAGAGGGAGGCGAGGGAAGCCCTTGACCGTTCACCCCTCAATCTTCTGCCAAAATTGTCAGTTATGGGAAGAGAGATGGGGCTTCAGGAGGGGATCGACCTCTACCGTGAGCAGATCCGGGAGGAGCCGGGCAAAGGCGAGCATCATATCGGCCTGGGGAACATCTACCGCGCGGTGAAGAGATTCGACGGGGCGCGCCTCTGTTACGAAGCCGCGGTCGGGCTGAATCCGATGCTGATCGAGGGGTGGTACGGCCTGTCGTACCTGGCGGGACGGGACGAAGAC
This genomic window contains:
- a CDS encoding SEC-C metal-binding domain-containing protein: MAHWALDRIKNIKERGESGADAIARVLFPELTVRSLLATFDDDILMVRLIRDLPEDLVVPHLHCLADNWVELPSLCAFPSAELLVRHLPGRAVDLFVAYLHGDTRISDRMYAILATAIDLPEPHRSGVAEAVMELAFRNGKTPSFDQLITLPVYRLAWSVDHPRCPELLSVIAKALPYGETRDIDRAILELSEIFTGEFAPCDLMTDRFEGYSVPVFSELAAFLPDASFAADLDRVVDSLGNLEHLSALEFFDRRKSDLPERAVSALEFLGEEWSGIPDLDNHDNTAALFSFFPACIAAAHWIAEPWAPAGGPDAALAYLTVDLPDIELPDGIVEMFAALPREDATSRLIESFEKYHDRYGALRIVELMGFLGYREFVPVLLKHLGSDFDRLSETITAVLIRYGETVAGDIIDALEKGPEGSFHYLVGALERIGGQSVGAYLDAHFDELVKEDKETAMNLVESVADPRFMERLKPLTGKGQELVDSAYLTLAKLHGTSSDELSALEALYNEQQREKARRREQFDAGELAASVPAMLHMEMACRACGDIARYDVGSVYITESSHKPFVADELRCIACGAEDTLDPTNLGAFCITAELMRITCIQDKREAREALDRSPLNLLPKLSVMGREMGLQEGIDLYREQIREEPGKGEHHIGLGNIYRAVKRFDGARLCYEAAVGLNPMLIEGWYGLSYLAGRDEDARRGFLALQKGVDQLPDIVWCHLNHSERRSFVSNYVGDYNDLKRFLNLPGPFIHHGMFGATQKIGRNDPCPCGSGAKYKKCCGK